In Nocardia sp. XZ_19_385, the sequence GTCGTCCGTGTGCTGGTCGACGGTGACCTGGTGGCTTTACATGGCGTCTACCACGGTTTCCGGCCAGGGGTATCGCTGGTCGCCTTCGATATCTTCCGGGTGCACGAGGGCAAGCTCGCCGAGCACTGGGATGTGCTGACTCCGGTCGTCGAGCACACTGTCAGCGGGCGCAGTCAGGTAGACGGCCCCACCGAGGTCACCCACCCCGAGCTGAGCGAGCGCAGCCGTCAGATCGCGGCCGGTTTCGTCGAGACGGTACTCATCGGCGGGCACACCGAGGCGATCACCGACTACATCAGCACCGAGCAGTACTACCAGCACAACCCGCTAGCCGGCGACGGGCCCGACGGTTTCGCTGCACTGCTGGCCCAGTGGGCCGAAAAGGGCATCGTGATGACCTACGACACCCTGCACCGGGTAGTGGCCGATGGTGAGTTCGTGCTGACCCAGTCCGAGGGCAGCCTCGCAGGCAAACCGACTGCCTTCTACGACCTGTTCCGAATCCCTGACGACAAGATCGTCGAGCACTGGGACGTGATCAACGAAATTCCCGTCTCCTTCGTCCACCACAACGGCCCATTCTGAGGACGGATGCTACTTGCCCTTGGAGCCGCTGGCGGACAGCGATTCCAGCAGGCAGCTCCACTGCGGCGCGCCACCGGGGCAGCCCGGGGAGGCCACCTGATCCGCCGGATCCGCCTGCCCGGCCTGTTCGGTGGACTGCAGCGGCAGTCCGGCGGCGGAGGCCGGGATCGCGGTCGCCAAGGGCGCCATCAGAAGTACACCGGCGAGTAGGCCGACACGAACCTTGTTGCGCATCACAGTTCCTTTCGGGCGGCCGGGGGTCGGCCATCGCAGCGAAGCTACCGAGATAGCCGCTCTGCCCGACAGACCTCGAAAGGCTTGCCCCCGAAAGCGGGGGCGGCACAGTGACTTACGCCGCGACACCCAGCTCCGAGTTGAGTGCGTTGTCATGGGGGTACGAGGTCACTCCGCGTCCAGGTTGTACTCGATCCAGGGGATGACGTATTCGTCGATGCAGTCCTGCTCCTTCTCGTGCCGCACGGCTGCCCTGTCGGCTTTCGCAGGTGGCATAGGCTCGGCATGTGGATAAGCCGCCGCTGTACCGGAAGGACAACACCACCACGTGGGGCGTTCGTCCGCGCGGTGGGGAGTACCGGCATCGGCGCAACACCAAGCGGACTGTGAAATCCGATGTGACGCAGGAGGGTATGGGGCGGGCGAAAGGTCGGGGGCGTGACTACACGCCACTTTTCCGTTTCCTGCTCTCGCGTGTCGGCTCAGACTGGGAGGCGACATTCGCCGAGGCCAAGTCCAGGCTCGATCAGAGTGAACCGATTTTCTGGCTCGTAGCGGTGCAGGAACCCGACCGGCGAGATTACGTGCGGATCGGTGAGTCGACCTATTACAGCGGGTTGTACGTCGCCTCCGATGGAACGCTGCAAATTGTGAATCCGGATATCAATGCATCGAGTCTGGACCCTCAGTGTGCGTGCTGCACCCATACGTTCAATGGCATCCGATTCACAAGGCCCGCCCCGTCGGGTACGTCACCGAGCTAGCCTCTCCGCTATCAGGGAGAACCGCACGGGCTGAAGTCATCTCGTCATCGGCAACGCACTTGGAGCGCCAGGAGAATTTTCTCGGCTAGGATGAGTTCGTCTACTGAGGTCTCGTCGATCACCTGCGCAGTCTGCCGGTACGGCGCTGGGCTGAACCACCTGGTAGCCGTTGGCGCTTAGTCCTCGTCTTCCTGGACGAGCATCCGCATGTAGCGGTCGAGGAACTCGCCGTCGGCGATGGAGCCGGCGCAGTCGAGCCAGTAGTCGGCGATGACTGACGGGACGAGGTGGTCGACGGCGATGATCGCCTGCCGGAGCCGGTCGAGGCGCGCGGGGTCGTCGGTGTCGGCCCCGAACCAGATCTGCTGAACCAGCGGTTCATCGCCGTCCGTTTGACGAAGCAGGACGCGTCGACGCCATAGCAGTAGGCGTCGTCGTCGTAGCTGCCCATCGGGTCCTGTGCGCCCTCGCCGAAGCCTGCCGATGCCGTCGAGACGAACCGCCGGACCCGCGGCATGATCGGTGTGAGCGCGGCGTCGGCCTGCGCGAACGTCAGCCCGGCGGCCGCGTAGTGGCGAACTCGTAGGTCACGCGGCCCACCCTAGGCGGATTGCCAGTACTTCTACGCGTAACGAGGTGGACTCCACAGGCGCTTTGCTGGACAAGGCACAGAAACGGAGATCTGTGGGCTGCTGCGGCACTACTCTGACTCGAGAGCCTGGCGGGAGAACGGATCGTGGAACAAGACAGCACCGGCGAGTCCAGCGGCAATCTGCCTGAGCTCGGTCCCGTCGATGATCTCGCAGTTCTGGAAGAACGTCGCGAGCTTGCCGAATCCTATACAGATGACGATCGCTACGATGAGGCCGCCAGATTGTATGAGGCCAATGTTCGCGACGTCGAGCGGCTCTACGGCCCAGACCACGACGAGACGCTACTCGCTCGGGAAGACCTTGCCGCGGTGCATAGTATGGCCGACCACTACGACGAGGCGATCGCGCAGTACGAGGCGCTGGTGCGCGACTGTACGCGGATCCGCGGTGCGGACGACGACAGAACCCTCAACACCCGCCAATACCTTGCCTCGGTGTACAGGTGGGCGGAGCGGTATGGCGAGGCGATCGTTCTGTTCGAGGCATTGTTGCGCGATTGTGAGCATCTCCGGGGTGCCGACGACGCCAAAACCCTTCGCGCACGCAAGAGTTTGGCCGAGGTATACACGGCGGTGAAGTGTTACGAAGAAGCAGGACGCCTGTGCGCGGCAAACCTTCGTAGCTTGGACGCCACCCTTACCCTGGACGACCTCGAGAACCTCAGCGCCCAAAAGGATCTCGGATGGATCCTCTCGCGGGCATGCCAATTCGACGCTGCTGTTGCCTTGTATGAAAAGCTCCTTCCCAGCTACCAGCGAACATTGGGCCCCGACCACGACACAACCCAGCAAGTCCGCAAAAGTCTCGAACACAACCGATCTATGGCCAGGAGCGCTCCGCCCTCGATGCGTGACGACGTCTCCGATGCGCCGCGCGAAGAAGTCTCCACCGTGGCCGGCGATGCTGCCATCGTGGTGCGCTACGCCGACGGCACCGTATCCACAGCGGTGCCCAGGGCCGCCGCCGATCCGGCCGACAGCGCGATCGTGCGGGAACTGGTCACGATTGGAACGACGCGGCGCTTTCTCCGAACTATAGAAACACGGCGCTTTCTCGGATTCGGCGCGCGCGAGCGCTCGATCGCAGCCGACGAGCGCACGGTGGAGATCGGCCGCTTGTTGAACGAGCAGGGCGGCCTCGAATCGATGCGAGCCGTCCATGCCGCAGTCGCAAGTCGAGTCCGCCACATCCCAGGTGTGGCGCGCGAACTGGAAGTGAGCTGGAACGGTATCGGAAAATGGCAGGGCTGAGGTCATGCCGTTCGTTCGAGCGCCGAGAAGGTCAACTGGGCGCCGCCCGAAGGTGACCGGCGATAGATCAGGTGCAGGCATGGTCTCCCATGCTTCAGGGGTGTATTGATTGGTGATGCTCGAGAAGGAGACCTTGACCTCCGTCGCGCGTCGATTCGCCGCCGGGGACATGAGCGCGGTGGCCGAGGTCGGCGGCTGGCGTGCCCTCGATGTCGAGGAGCAGGCGACCCTCCGAAACCTGTTGCGGGACATGAGCGCTGAGCAAACGCCGCGTCCGCTCGGCGAGGAGAACGGAGATGTTCTCTTCACCTGGGTGGCAGTGCCGACTGGGGATCACGCGGCGTTGCTCGATGAGCTCGGCCTCACCTGTGCTGCTGTCCCTGCGACTCAGGAGCTCGGCCTGGGCGTGTGGGGTTCCGGTGGGGTGTATCTGACTCCCCAATGGGATGGTTGGACACTCATCTGCGGCCATGCGGTTTCGATAGATTCCACTGACGCCACGCCCTCGGAGTTGGAACGGTTGAGTCTGCGATTCGGCGCCGCCCACTGGTACGGCTCTGACTACGGTTGTGACGGGTGGGCAATGGCCGAGCACGGTAAGTTGTTGCGGCTGTGTATGTTCGGCGACGCGCTGGAGCAGGATATGTTCGTCGGTGAGCCACATCGGGCTGAAGTCGACGCGACATTGACCTGGTACGCGGACGTCGAGGACGACGATGGTGATGATGATCGGCCACGTTGTGGTCCCGCGGCAGTCGCAGCATATGGATCGGTAGATCCGACGGCAGTCGGACCGCACACCCGAGTCGAAGGGCACGGCCTGATCGCCGTCCACGATCCCGCGACGGCGCCGATCGGCGTGTTCCCGGTCTAAGTCCTGGCCCCGCCTACCGGCCGGGCTACCCGCGAGAGTTCCTCGACCAGATCATCACCACCTTCCGTACGGGCGATCGTGTTGGATTCCGTTTTGGGCCAATACGATTCGTATGGGACCGTCGTTCCGATAGGCAGGGGGCGCATGAGCGAGAGGGTGCCGACCGACTACCGATCCGGTCCATTGCGTGGCCGCGCCGTGGGGTGGCCGAGCGCGTGGCCTATTGCATCATCTGGATGTGTGGGTGCTCAGGTGATGCCGGGCAGACTCGGATGATTTCAGCGTTGGCGTCGGAGACACAGATCCGGGTCGGACTGCTCGGGCCGCCCTGTACAGGACCCCAGGCGAGGTCGGCGGCCTGGTCCTCGTACGGGATCCAGTGGTGGATGTTGGAATACCACTCCGTGCTGTCGATCGTCAGCAGCGGCTCGGTCGGGGCGCCGCAGGTGGGGCAGGGGTTCGGATAAGGATCTGTCATGCCCCAATTGATATAGCCGCCGACCTTGAAGCCGGGCGCGATACACAAGTTCTGGTACTCGATGCCGAGCTCGTCGATGGCCCACCGGTCCAGTCGTTCCCGCATCTCCCGCCCGAACTCGAGCGAGCTCGGATATTCGATCACCTCTTCCGGATGGATGAAGCACGGCTCGGGTACGTAGGTCACGTTGTCCACTGCCGCCGGTTCCGGTGGGGCGAGCAGGATGTCGGTGACCGCCGCCGCGGACCGCCAGAACACGGCGGTCGTGGGCATTCCGTCGCTGTGAAATTCGAAGGGGCACCACAACACCTGCAGCAGATCCGCACCCTCGGGTGGACGCAGACCGGGCACGTCACGCACGTACAACTGGGCGACCGGCAGCATCGCGATGGGCCCCTCGGGAACGTCCACCTTCTCGATCCGCTCGAGGAGTGCCCGCTCCTCGGTCGTGTTTCCCCATTCCGCCCTGCTTTCGTCGGCCAAATCGATGCGCCGTCGCAGCCGGGCCTCCGCCAACGACATCGGCGGGAGCGGTCCCGAGTCGTGGCCATCCTCGGAACAGTGCGGCCATGGCTCGTTCGCCGGCCACAACAGTGGGCCGCCGATCGAACTGTCCTGGGGCGATGGGCTTCCCCGGCGTGGGTGCAGTCGAGTCGCGGTGCGGGCCAGTGGCGCCAGCTCAGGAAAGACGGCCTCGAGATCGGCCGGACGGGGCGGGGTAGTGCGAGTCATACGACGACCAACTCCTCGAGATCTCTGCGGGAGATCCATGCCTCGCTCCACAACTCCGACCACGGTCTCCAGTTCATTCCGCGAACCCTACGACCAGCCACCGACAAGTTCGGCATGCGTGCAGGCCGAGAATTGGTGAGAGCACTGCCGCGACCCGCATGCTCTTGCCGGCTTCAACGCTGAATTCGATTGTCGAGGGATGGGTCTTCGGCCAGACCCGTTACCCGGCCTGATTCGGTTGTCGGTGGCGAGCGGCTTAGGCATCCATCTTCCGCGGGGTGCCGTCAGGTGCGTCGACTCTGCGCACTCGGGTGGTGGCCGCGGTGACGGACTTGCCCTTGCGGTTGGTGGGGCGCAGCAGGGCGACGGGGTTGCCGTCGTGGTCGACGAGGGTCGAGTGTGGTTCGTTGTCGGCGAAGGCGTGGCGTTCGCCCCATTGGCGCAGACTCACGACGAGGGTGAAGAGGTCCTGGCCCGCGTCGGTGAGTTCGTAGAGGTGCCGTTTGCCGCCGGGGACTGTGCTGGTGGTGAGGATGCCGTGGTCGACCAGTTTGCGGAGGCGGTCGGTGAGGATG encodes:
- a CDS encoding nuclear transport factor 2 family protein; translation: MSGGMGNKATVLLAMTELFGDRDASAVDRWIAPDYIQHNFRAADGAESLRGFIAGLSAETHYDVVRVLVDGDLVALHGVYHGFRPGVSLVAFDIFRVHEGKLAEHWDVLTPVVEHTVSGRSQVDGPTEVTHPELSERSRQIAAGFVETVLIGGHTEAITDYISTEQYYQHNPLAGDGPDGFAALLAQWAEKGIVMTYDTLHRVVADGEFVLTQSEGSLAGKPTAFYDLFRIPDDKIVEHWDVINEIPVSFVHHNGPF
- a CDS encoding helix-turn-helix domain-containing protein, with the translated sequence MTTPGPQWTDPACPVARTVDLVGDRWSLLIVRDAMEGPAAFTEFQRRLGIAKNILTDRLRKLVDHGILTTSTVPGGKRHLYELTDAGQDLFTLVVSLRQWGERHAFADNEPHSTLVDHDGNPVALLRPTNRKGKSVTAATTRVRRVDAPDGTPRKMDA
- a CDS encoding tetratricopeptide repeat protein is translated as MEQDSTGESSGNLPELGPVDDLAVLEERRELAESYTDDDRYDEAARLYEANVRDVERLYGPDHDETLLAREDLAAVHSMADHYDEAIAQYEALVRDCTRIRGADDDRTLNTRQYLASVYRWAERYGEAIVLFEALLRDCEHLRGADDAKTLRARKSLAEVYTAVKCYEEAGRLCAANLRSLDATLTLDDLENLSAQKDLGWILSRACQFDAAVALYEKLLPSYQRTLGPDHDTTQQVRKSLEHNRSMARSAPPSMRDDVSDAPREEVSTVAGDAAIVVRYADGTVSTAVPRAAADPADSAIVRELVTIGTTRRFLRTIETRRFLGFGARERSIAADERTVEIGRLLNEQGGLESMRAVHAAVASRVRHIPGVARELEVSWNGIGKWQG